A part of Mustela erminea isolate mMusErm1 chromosome 9, mMusErm1.Pri, whole genome shotgun sequence genomic DNA contains:
- the MUC15 gene encoding mucin-15, translating into MLTSAKILLISNLFSLLLIGSHGKESLERNTTQSIAAGSKTMENESVPLESDRNLSSNKENRETSNPEASNSSLWDPLNKHHGTTDVFSNSSTNNISRNPRPMPTSPTSHPLIHSSVSKLSWNSSIANENSLPVSAPPKATSAVSSEKFTWSSASDTIKTPDNSSISVSILPTAPNITSVTPMVTKSDEWLTTSNDSFIGFTPYRETTTLQPTLKFTNNSKIFSNTSDPQEENKNTGVVLGAILGAILGASLLSLVGYLLCGKRKTDSFSHRRLYDDRNEPVLRLDNAPEPYDASFGNSSYYNSTVNDSSVPAGQENARDGIPMDDIPQLRTSV; encoded by the exons ATGTTGACCTCAGCCAAAATTCTATTGATTTCAAATTTGTTTAGTTTACTATTAATTGGAAGCCATGGGAAAGAAAGTCTAGAGAGAAACACAACACAAAGCATTGCAGCAGGctcaaaaacaatggaaaatgaaTCTGTTCCTTTGGAAAGTGATAGAAATTTAagctcaaataaagaaaacagagaaacctCCAATCCTGAGGCAAGTAATTCCTCTCTTTGGGACCCATTAAATAAACACCATGGAACAACAGACGTCTTCAGCAATTCATCAACGAACAACATTTCTAGGAACCCAAGACCCATGCCTACGTCTCCCACAAGCCATCCTCTGATCCATAGCTCTGTTTCTAAATTGTCTTGGAACTCATCCATAGCAAATGAAAATTCTCTTCCAGTCTCAGCACCTCCCAAAGCTACATCTGCTGTATCTTCAGAAAAGTTCACTTGGTCTTCAGCCAGTGACACCATAAAAACTCCTGACAACAGTTCCATTTCAGTTAGCATCCTCCCTACGGCACCAAACATCACATCTGTGACTCCCATGGTAACAAAATCAGATGAATGGCTCACCACATCCAATGACAGCTTCATAGGGTTTACCCCCTACCGAGAAACAACAACTCTACAGCCCACCTTAAAGTTTACCAATAATTCAAAAATCTTCTCCAATACATCAGACCCCCAAGAAg aaaataaaaatacaggagtAGTATTGGGGGCCATTTTAGGTGCTATTCTGGGTGCTTCATTGCTTAGTCTTGTTGGCTACTTGCTGTGTGGAAAAAGGAAAACGGATTCATTTTCCCATCGGCGACTTTACGATGACAGAAACGAACCAG tTCTGCGATTAGACAATGCACCAGAGCCTTATGATGCGAGTTTTGGGAATTCTAGTTATTACAACTCCACTGTGAATGATTCATCTGTGCCAGCAGGCCAAGAAAATGCACGGGACGGCATCCCTATGGATGACATACCTCAACTTCGTACCTCAGtataa